The following coding sequences are from one Salvia hispanica cultivar TCC Black 2014 chromosome 3, UniMelb_Shisp_WGS_1.0, whole genome shotgun sequence window:
- the LOC125213210 gene encoding PX domain-containing protein EREL2-like isoform X2 produces MQRPSPPKHRHDGTSPLPLGMDWSPPPRVWAGRESVWPHDPRTGWSYCITLPSWIVLAKSRDSDPTVFYRVQVGIQSPEGITTTRTVLRRFNDFLKLHAAIKRAFPQKSIPPSPPKGLLRMKTRAMLEARRSSLEEWMANLLSDIDLSRSIVVASFLELEAAARSSFQEEGLQSPPDSHNSVTTTDSSHHVHPNSSMLAAGTSSVASDYGSDTAYEISDIGSHSLGRDNNSEVGTEDLSFYDDAASTVDKFVKYGMSNIEEGLSMGNAILEKLENFPKHKLHARENHNSEQNLSNGGSLKASHHEEDMSEHLAENSSLVHHGRKLSSDSIGSDRSSLRGSESSSLAFPNSNGHGAFDFGSAAEVGRTTGTVGNSDYHLPDDIHLLVPVDQRQKMNRVLMTMQRRLITAKTDMEDLISRLNQEIAVKDYLATKVKDLEVELETTKQKSKENLEQAILIERERVTQMQWDMEELRRRSMELELKLNQQQDQSTDAQPSVSPGNQQTDTLRQELDSSKQQFEDLLKRHQELEVKSKADIKVLVKEVRSLRSSQSELTQQLKQSLREKSEMEELLQEERERNEQVRSSWRKLLDRCKILQDQLHECNIDNLTSTKGDTADSLPSLLDQLDFVGTSENQIDLLIAELLAEDGDKHTTSIDEESRQTLTSLLADNGALRKQVNSLIVNSLKMRKSKEKGETSDVNVGSEVQHSSS; encoded by the exons ATGCAGCGGCCGAGTCCACCGAAGCATCGCCACGATGGGACTTCGCCCTTGCCGCTGGGAATGGATTGGAGCCCTCCGCCTCGAGTTTGG GCAGGGAGAGAAAGTGTTTGGCCTCATGATCCTCGGACAGGATGGAGTTACTGCATCACTCTACCTTCATGGATTGTACTTGCAAAGTCGAGAGATTCTGACCCGACAGTG TTTTACAGGGTTCAGGTTGGCATACAGTCACCAGAGGGGATTACAACCACAAGAACTGTATTGAGGAGATTCAACGATTTCCTAAAATTACATGCTGCT ATCAAAAGAGCCTTTCCTCAGAAAAGCATTCCACCAAGTCCACCGAAGGGGCTCTTGCGGATGAAAACAAGGGCAATGCTGGAAGCG AGAAGGAGTTCTTTGGAGGAATGGATGGCAAACTTACTTTCAGATATTGATTTGTCAAGAAGCATTGTCGTCGCATCCTTTCTTGAACTGGAAGCTGCTGCTAGGTCAT CATTCCAAGAAGAGGGCCTGCAGAGTCCCCCCGATTCACATAATTCTGTAACTACGACAGACTCATCTCATCATGTTCACCCAAATTCAAGCATGTTGGCAGCAGGTACTTCATCCGTGGCATCAGATTATGGCAGTGATACAGCCTATGAGATATCTGATATTGGTTCACATAGCCTTGGGAGGGACAACAACTCAGAAGTTGGGACTGAGGatctatcattttatgatgATGCCGCAAGTACAGTGGATAAATTTGTCAAGTATGGCATGTCAAACATTGAGGAGGGCTTGTCAATGGGGAATGCTATTCTAGAGAAGCTCGAGAATTTTCCTAAACATAAgctgcatgccagagaaaatcATAACTCAGAGCAGAACCTGAGTAATGGAGGTTCTTTGAAAGCCTCTCATCACGAAGAAGATATGTCAGAGCATCTGGCTGAAAATAGTTCATTGGTTCATCATGGCCGAAAGCTGTCGTCTGATAGCATTGGAAGCGACAGGAGCTCTTTAAGAGGCAGTGAGTCTTCAAGTTTAGCATTTCCAAATTCAAATGGACATGGGGCTTTTGATTTTGGGAGTGCTGCTGAGGTTGGACGAACCACTGGAACTGTTGGAAACTCTGATTATCATCTCCCAGATGATATACACCTGTTGGTCCCAGTGGATCAGCGCCAGAAGATGAATAGAGTACTTATGACGATGCAGCGGAGGTTGATTACTGCCAAGACTGATATGGAAGATCTTATATCAAGATTGAATCAAGAAATTGCCGTGAAGGACTATCTTGCAACAAAG GTGAAGGATTTGGAAGTGGAGCTTGAAACTACTaaacaaaaaagtaaagaaaatcTTGAGCAGGCTATACTAATTGAAAGAGAACGAGTTACTCAAATGCAGTGGGATATGGAAGAACTTAGGCGGAGGTCTATGGAACTAGAGCTAAAGTTGAATCAGCAACAG GATCAGAGCACAGATGCTCAGCCTTCTGTTTCACCAGGCAATCAGCAGACGGATACGTTGCGCCAGGAGTTGGACTCTTCAAAACAGCAGTTTGAGGATTTGTTGAAGCGACATCAAGAGCTGGAAGTAAAATCAAAAGCTGATATTAAAGTTCTTGTCAAGGAAGTAAGATCATTAAGAAGTTCCCAATCAGAATTAACGCAACAGCTCAAGCAGTCTCTCAGAGAAAAATCTGAAATGGAG GAACTTCTTCaggaagaaagagagagaaatgagcAGGTGAGATCCTCTTGGAGGAAGTTGCTAGACAGATGCAAGATTCTTCAGGATCAGCTTCATGAGTGCAATATCGACAATTTAACAAGCACGAAAGGCGACACAGCTGACAGCCTCCCGTCATTATTGGATCAGTTGGATTTTGTTGGCACATCCGAAAACCAGATAGACCTTCTCATTGCTGAG TTATTAGCTGAGGATGGTGACAAGCACACAACTTCCATAGACGAGGAATCGAGGCAGACACTAACGAGTCTCCTAGCCGATAATGGTGCGTTGAGAAAGCAGGTGAACTCCCTTATAGTGAACAGCCTCAAGATGAGGAAATCTAAGGAGAAAGGCGAAACATCAGATGTAAATGTAGGAAGTGAGGTCCAACATAGCAGCAGCTAA
- the LOC125213210 gene encoding PX domain-containing protein EREL2-like isoform X1, producing the protein MQRPSPPKHRHDGTSPLPLGMDWSPPPRVWAGRESVWPHDPRTGWSYCITLPSWIVLAKSRDSDPTVFYRVQVGIQSPEGITTTRTVLRRFNDFLKLHAAIKRAFPQKSIPPSPPKGLLRMKTRAMLEARRSSLEEWMANLLSDIDLSRSIVVASFLELEAAARSSFQEEGLQSPPDSHNSVTTTDSSHHVHPNSSMLAAGTSSVASDYGSDTAYEISDIGSHSLGRDNNSEVGTEDLSFYDDAASTVDKFVKYGMSNIEEGLSMGNAILEKLENFPKHKLHARENHNSEQNLSNGGSLKASHHEEDMSEHLAENSSLVHHGRKLSSDSIGSDRSSLRGSESSSLAFPNSNGHGAFDFGSAAEVGRTTGTVGNSDYHLPDDIHLLVPVDQRQKMNRVLMTMQRRLITAKTDMEDLISRLNQEIAVKDYLATKVKDLEVELETTKQKSKENLEQAILIERERVTQMQWDMEELRRRSMELELKLNQQQDQSTDAQPSVSPGNQQTDTLRQELDSSKQQFEDLLKRHQELEVKSKADIKVLVKEVRSLRSSQSELTQQLKQSLREKSEMEELLQEERERNEQVRSSWRKLLDRCKILQDQLHECNIDNLTSTKGDTADSLPSLLDQLDFVGTSENQIDLLIAEFEQLLAEDGDKHTTSIDEESRQTLTSLLADNGALRKQVNSLIVNSLKMRKSKEKGETSDVNVGSEVQHSSS; encoded by the exons ATGCAGCGGCCGAGTCCACCGAAGCATCGCCACGATGGGACTTCGCCCTTGCCGCTGGGAATGGATTGGAGCCCTCCGCCTCGAGTTTGG GCAGGGAGAGAAAGTGTTTGGCCTCATGATCCTCGGACAGGATGGAGTTACTGCATCACTCTACCTTCATGGATTGTACTTGCAAAGTCGAGAGATTCTGACCCGACAGTG TTTTACAGGGTTCAGGTTGGCATACAGTCACCAGAGGGGATTACAACCACAAGAACTGTATTGAGGAGATTCAACGATTTCCTAAAATTACATGCTGCT ATCAAAAGAGCCTTTCCTCAGAAAAGCATTCCACCAAGTCCACCGAAGGGGCTCTTGCGGATGAAAACAAGGGCAATGCTGGAAGCG AGAAGGAGTTCTTTGGAGGAATGGATGGCAAACTTACTTTCAGATATTGATTTGTCAAGAAGCATTGTCGTCGCATCCTTTCTTGAACTGGAAGCTGCTGCTAGGTCAT CATTCCAAGAAGAGGGCCTGCAGAGTCCCCCCGATTCACATAATTCTGTAACTACGACAGACTCATCTCATCATGTTCACCCAAATTCAAGCATGTTGGCAGCAGGTACTTCATCCGTGGCATCAGATTATGGCAGTGATACAGCCTATGAGATATCTGATATTGGTTCACATAGCCTTGGGAGGGACAACAACTCAGAAGTTGGGACTGAGGatctatcattttatgatgATGCCGCAAGTACAGTGGATAAATTTGTCAAGTATGGCATGTCAAACATTGAGGAGGGCTTGTCAATGGGGAATGCTATTCTAGAGAAGCTCGAGAATTTTCCTAAACATAAgctgcatgccagagaaaatcATAACTCAGAGCAGAACCTGAGTAATGGAGGTTCTTTGAAAGCCTCTCATCACGAAGAAGATATGTCAGAGCATCTGGCTGAAAATAGTTCATTGGTTCATCATGGCCGAAAGCTGTCGTCTGATAGCATTGGAAGCGACAGGAGCTCTTTAAGAGGCAGTGAGTCTTCAAGTTTAGCATTTCCAAATTCAAATGGACATGGGGCTTTTGATTTTGGGAGTGCTGCTGAGGTTGGACGAACCACTGGAACTGTTGGAAACTCTGATTATCATCTCCCAGATGATATACACCTGTTGGTCCCAGTGGATCAGCGCCAGAAGATGAATAGAGTACTTATGACGATGCAGCGGAGGTTGATTACTGCCAAGACTGATATGGAAGATCTTATATCAAGATTGAATCAAGAAATTGCCGTGAAGGACTATCTTGCAACAAAG GTGAAGGATTTGGAAGTGGAGCTTGAAACTACTaaacaaaaaagtaaagaaaatcTTGAGCAGGCTATACTAATTGAAAGAGAACGAGTTACTCAAATGCAGTGGGATATGGAAGAACTTAGGCGGAGGTCTATGGAACTAGAGCTAAAGTTGAATCAGCAACAG GATCAGAGCACAGATGCTCAGCCTTCTGTTTCACCAGGCAATCAGCAGACGGATACGTTGCGCCAGGAGTTGGACTCTTCAAAACAGCAGTTTGAGGATTTGTTGAAGCGACATCAAGAGCTGGAAGTAAAATCAAAAGCTGATATTAAAGTTCTTGTCAAGGAAGTAAGATCATTAAGAAGTTCCCAATCAGAATTAACGCAACAGCTCAAGCAGTCTCTCAGAGAAAAATCTGAAATGGAG GAACTTCTTCaggaagaaagagagagaaatgagcAGGTGAGATCCTCTTGGAGGAAGTTGCTAGACAGATGCAAGATTCTTCAGGATCAGCTTCATGAGTGCAATATCGACAATTTAACAAGCACGAAAGGCGACACAGCTGACAGCCTCCCGTCATTATTGGATCAGTTGGATTTTGTTGGCACATCCGAAAACCAGATAGACCTTCTCATTGCTGAG TTTGAGCAGTTATTAGCTGAGGATGGTGACAAGCACACAACTTCCATAGACGAGGAATCGAGGCAGACACTAACGAGTCTCCTAGCCGATAATGGTGCGTTGAGAAAGCAGGTGAACTCCCTTATAGTGAACAGCCTCAAGATGAGGAAATCTAAGGAGAAAGGCGAAACATCAGATGTAAATGTAGGAAGTGAGGTCCAACATAGCAGCAGCTAA
- the LOC125213211 gene encoding uncharacterized protein LOC125213211 isoform X1 produces the protein MDFVDHLGKMAGQAVANRPAPSFDFVMVDGASGDVVSTTLGASSHRMTPWIDPTTIKLRHRIGRGAFGDVWLAIHHRSSQDHDEYHEVAVKMLHPVKEENIRDVLNRLGDLIFKCQGLDTVCLLYGLSVINKRICIVMQFYEGSVGDKMARLNGGKLSLGDVLRYGVDLAQGIMDLHAKGILILNLKPYNFLLNRNDGAIIGDIGIPYVLLGIPLPSTHMDQRLGSPTYMAPEQWQPEVRGPISVETDSWGFGCSILEMLTGIQPWSGKSVEEIYKLVVTKQEKPHIPSGLPPAVENVIIGCFEYDFRSRPVMADILHAFKSSQSAVCQDGSWTGLGSRMIRDKPGGGGYTEWFLAKDHLQVGDVVRSRKTNTCSVKNMDVPEGSVVGLERDTDQDGYVLVRVHGVHDPLRVHVSTLERVTFGLAAGDWVRLKNEEKKHSPIGVLHSVHRDGSVAVAFIGLESLWKGMYSQFEMAKPYCAGQFVKLKSSVFSPRFDWPRGRGGDWATGRICQVLPNGCLVVKFPGQLSMGSEDVSFLADPAEVELVSFETSPGLVKKYQHLEDFHWAVRPLLIALGVVTAIKMGLFVGKKVGRGRLKGKSHRLYQNDVRKRGGARDGNAAWRPPEVANMLR, from the exons ATGGATTTTGTG GATCATTTAGGGAAAATGGCAGGACAAGCTGTTGCAAATCGGCCTGCGCCTTCGTTTGATTTTGTGATGGTTGATGGAGCGTCTGGGGATGTTGTTAGCACCACGTTAGGTGCATCGTCTCACCGGATGACCCCGTGGATTGATCCAACGACGATTAAGCTCAGGCACCGGATTGGGAGAGGGGCGTTTGGTGATGTTTGGTTAGCCATACATCACCGTTCGTCTCAAGACCATGACGAGTATCATGAGGTTGCTGTGAAAATGTTGCATCCGGTGAAAGAGGAAAACATTAGAGATGTCTTGAATAGACTGggtgatttgatttttaagtgTCAGGGGTTAGATACGGTTTGTTTGCTCTACGGGCTTTCGGTTATCAATAAGAGA ATATGCATTGTTATGCAATTCTATGAGGGCTCAGTCGGGGACAAAATGGCTCGTCTCAATGGGGGGAAACTGTCGCTTGGAGATGTTCTTAG GTATGGAGTGGATCTAGCTCAGGGAATAATGGACCTCCATGCAAAAGGGATACTTATTCTCAACCTCAAACCTTATAATTTCCTGTTGAATAGAAACGACGGGGCAATTATTGGGGATATTGGTATCCCTTACGTGTTGTTAGGAATCCCATTGCCTAGTACACACATGGATCAAAGACTTGGGAGTCCAACGTATATGGCTCCCGAGCAATGGCAGCCAGAAGTGAGAGGTCCTATATCTGTTGAGACTGATTCGTGGGGATTTGGTTGCAGCATATTAGAGATGCTAACCGGGATACAGCCATGGAGTGGTAAATCGGTTGAGGAGATATACAAGTTAGTTGTAACAAAGCAAGAAAAACCTCATATTCCCAGCGGCCTCCCCCCTGCAGTTGAGAATGTTATTATCGGATGTTTTGAGTACGATTTTAGGAGCCGCCCCGTGATGGCAGATATTTTACATGCTTTCAAGAG TTCGCAGAGTGCAGTTTGTCAAGACGGAAGCTGGACAGGTCTCGGAAGTAGAATGATCAGAGACAAACCCGGTGGCGGTGGGTATACAGAGTGGTTCCTTGCTAAGGATCACCTGCAAGTCGGGGATGTGGTCCGATCTAGGAAAACTAACACGTGCAGTGTCAAAAATATGGATGTGCCCGAGGGGTCTGTGGTGGGTCTAGAACGGGATACAGATCAAGATGGATATGTTCTAGTGAGGGTGCATGGAGTTCATGATCCACTACGAGTTCATGTTTCCACATTGGAACGAGTCACGTTCGGCTTGGCTGCAGGCGACTGGGTTCGCCTGAAGAATGAAGAGAAGAAGCACTCGCCCATTGGCGTCCTCCACTCAGTACACCGCGATGGAAGTGTAGCTGTTGCGTTTATAGGACTGGAGTCCCTATGGAAGGGCATGTATTCACAGTTTGAGATGGCTAAGCCTTACTGTGCAGGGCAGTTCGTGAAGCTCAAGTCGAGCGTCTTCAGCCCGCGGTTCGACTGGCCTCGTGGAAGAGGGGGTGATTGGGCCACTGGCCGGATTTGTCAAGTGCTGCCAAACGGGTGCCTCGTTGTCAAGTTCCCCGGCCAGCTGAGCATGGGGAGCGAGGACGTGAGTTTCCTTGCCGATCCAGCTGAAGTCGAGCTTGTCTCGTTCGAGACTTCACCTGGCTTGGTGAAGAAGTATCAGCATCTAGAGGACTTCCACTGGGCTGTGAGGCCACTGTTGATTGCTTTGGGGGTTGTAACTGCCATAAAAATGGGACTGTTTGTTGGGAAGAAAGTGGGGAGAGGAAGATTGAAGGGAAAGAGTCATCGTCTGTACCAAAACGATGTTCGGAAAAGAGGTGGCGCCAGAGACGGGAACGCGGCGTGGCGGCCGCCGGAGGTGGCTAACATGCTCAGGTGA
- the LOC125213211 gene encoding uncharacterized protein LOC125213211 isoform X2 gives MAGQAVANRPAPSFDFVMVDGASGDVVSTTLGASSHRMTPWIDPTTIKLRHRIGRGAFGDVWLAIHHRSSQDHDEYHEVAVKMLHPVKEENIRDVLNRLGDLIFKCQGLDTVCLLYGLSVINKRICIVMQFYEGSVGDKMARLNGGKLSLGDVLRYGVDLAQGIMDLHAKGILILNLKPYNFLLNRNDGAIIGDIGIPYVLLGIPLPSTHMDQRLGSPTYMAPEQWQPEVRGPISVETDSWGFGCSILEMLTGIQPWSGKSVEEIYKLVVTKQEKPHIPSGLPPAVENVIIGCFEYDFRSRPVMADILHAFKSSQSAVCQDGSWTGLGSRMIRDKPGGGGYTEWFLAKDHLQVGDVVRSRKTNTCSVKNMDVPEGSVVGLERDTDQDGYVLVRVHGVHDPLRVHVSTLERVTFGLAAGDWVRLKNEEKKHSPIGVLHSVHRDGSVAVAFIGLESLWKGMYSQFEMAKPYCAGQFVKLKSSVFSPRFDWPRGRGGDWATGRICQVLPNGCLVVKFPGQLSMGSEDVSFLADPAEVELVSFETSPGLVKKYQHLEDFHWAVRPLLIALGVVTAIKMGLFVGKKVGRGRLKGKSHRLYQNDVRKRGGARDGNAAWRPPEVANMLR, from the exons ATGGCAGGACAAGCTGTTGCAAATCGGCCTGCGCCTTCGTTTGATTTTGTGATGGTTGATGGAGCGTCTGGGGATGTTGTTAGCACCACGTTAGGTGCATCGTCTCACCGGATGACCCCGTGGATTGATCCAACGACGATTAAGCTCAGGCACCGGATTGGGAGAGGGGCGTTTGGTGATGTTTGGTTAGCCATACATCACCGTTCGTCTCAAGACCATGACGAGTATCATGAGGTTGCTGTGAAAATGTTGCATCCGGTGAAAGAGGAAAACATTAGAGATGTCTTGAATAGACTGggtgatttgatttttaagtgTCAGGGGTTAGATACGGTTTGTTTGCTCTACGGGCTTTCGGTTATCAATAAGAGA ATATGCATTGTTATGCAATTCTATGAGGGCTCAGTCGGGGACAAAATGGCTCGTCTCAATGGGGGGAAACTGTCGCTTGGAGATGTTCTTAG GTATGGAGTGGATCTAGCTCAGGGAATAATGGACCTCCATGCAAAAGGGATACTTATTCTCAACCTCAAACCTTATAATTTCCTGTTGAATAGAAACGACGGGGCAATTATTGGGGATATTGGTATCCCTTACGTGTTGTTAGGAATCCCATTGCCTAGTACACACATGGATCAAAGACTTGGGAGTCCAACGTATATGGCTCCCGAGCAATGGCAGCCAGAAGTGAGAGGTCCTATATCTGTTGAGACTGATTCGTGGGGATTTGGTTGCAGCATATTAGAGATGCTAACCGGGATACAGCCATGGAGTGGTAAATCGGTTGAGGAGATATACAAGTTAGTTGTAACAAAGCAAGAAAAACCTCATATTCCCAGCGGCCTCCCCCCTGCAGTTGAGAATGTTATTATCGGATGTTTTGAGTACGATTTTAGGAGCCGCCCCGTGATGGCAGATATTTTACATGCTTTCAAGAG TTCGCAGAGTGCAGTTTGTCAAGACGGAAGCTGGACAGGTCTCGGAAGTAGAATGATCAGAGACAAACCCGGTGGCGGTGGGTATACAGAGTGGTTCCTTGCTAAGGATCACCTGCAAGTCGGGGATGTGGTCCGATCTAGGAAAACTAACACGTGCAGTGTCAAAAATATGGATGTGCCCGAGGGGTCTGTGGTGGGTCTAGAACGGGATACAGATCAAGATGGATATGTTCTAGTGAGGGTGCATGGAGTTCATGATCCACTACGAGTTCATGTTTCCACATTGGAACGAGTCACGTTCGGCTTGGCTGCAGGCGACTGGGTTCGCCTGAAGAATGAAGAGAAGAAGCACTCGCCCATTGGCGTCCTCCACTCAGTACACCGCGATGGAAGTGTAGCTGTTGCGTTTATAGGACTGGAGTCCCTATGGAAGGGCATGTATTCACAGTTTGAGATGGCTAAGCCTTACTGTGCAGGGCAGTTCGTGAAGCTCAAGTCGAGCGTCTTCAGCCCGCGGTTCGACTGGCCTCGTGGAAGAGGGGGTGATTGGGCCACTGGCCGGATTTGTCAAGTGCTGCCAAACGGGTGCCTCGTTGTCAAGTTCCCCGGCCAGCTGAGCATGGGGAGCGAGGACGTGAGTTTCCTTGCCGATCCAGCTGAAGTCGAGCTTGTCTCGTTCGAGACTTCACCTGGCTTGGTGAAGAAGTATCAGCATCTAGAGGACTTCCACTGGGCTGTGAGGCCACTGTTGATTGCTTTGGGGGTTGTAACTGCCATAAAAATGGGACTGTTTGTTGGGAAGAAAGTGGGGAGAGGAAGATTGAAGGGAAAGAGTCATCGTCTGTACCAAAACGATGTTCGGAAAAGAGGTGGCGCCAGAGACGGGAACGCGGCGTGGCGGCCGCCGGAGGTGGCTAACATGCTCAGGTGA